Proteins encoded together in one Planctomycetaceae bacterium window:
- a CDS encoding cytochrome c3 family protein yields MTWFAASEHWDLSPGYDSADQAGFGRVIRSGCLYCHSGHVEKLEHSEKPEHSGLRYRIVEMSIGCERCHGPGELHAAQRAAGDFDESRDDLTIVNPNRLPRELSEDVCAQCHLNGEVQATIRGRRPEDFRPGLPLSEYRLEFRKRQPDNDLRIAGHVEQLRRSQCYQKSKTLTCISCHEPHGSRDDAGRTAHHRSVCLECHQQQPCRMPLDIRESKNQDNCARMSHAARRHGGHTRRGDASSHRNS; encoded by the coding sequence GTGACCTGGTTTGCCGCGAGTGAGCACTGGGATTTGTCGCCGGGCTATGACTCCGCCGACCAGGCCGGCTTCGGTCGCGTCATTCGCAGCGGCTGTCTGTATTGTCATTCCGGCCACGTCGAAAAGCTGGAACACAGCGAAAAGCCGGAACACAGCGGGCTGCGATACCGGATCGTCGAGATGTCGATCGGGTGTGAGCGCTGCCACGGTCCCGGCGAACTGCACGCGGCACAGCGAGCGGCCGGTGACTTCGACGAATCCCGCGACGATCTGACGATTGTGAATCCTAATCGTCTGCCGCGGGAACTGTCCGAAGACGTGTGTGCTCAATGCCACCTGAACGGCGAAGTGCAGGCGACCATCCGAGGCCGGCGGCCTGAGGACTTCCGGCCGGGGCTGCCGCTAAGCGAGTACCGACTGGAGTTTCGAAAGCGGCAGCCGGACAACGATCTTCGAATCGCGGGGCATGTGGAACAGTTGCGTCGAAGTCAGTGCTATCAGAAGTCGAAGACTCTGACCTGCATCTCCTGCCACGAACCTCACGGAAGCCGCGATGACGCCGGCCGGACGGCTCACCACCGATCCGTGTGTCTGGAATGTCATCAGCAGCAGCCCTGCCGAATGCCGCTGGATATTCGCGAATCCAAAAATCAGGACAACTGCGCCCGGATGTCACATGCCGCGAGGCGACACGGAGGTCACACACGTCGCGGCGACGCATCATCGCATCGGAATTCATGA
- a CDS encoding RluA family pseudouridine synthase has product MSQSDSQQSRADEEPAPTVLAALRGQREGLSWSAARRLLQSHCVAINGVLCVDEARRLTPGETLSIGTHPFPAPPSDDDVAVLHVDQDIVVVDKPSGMVTLRRLSERSWSAARRAVAPTLDEAVPRLIARHAADRRGTKLRQRRPQLLSVHRIDRDTSGLLVFARNEESKQKIIQQFAEHAAVRRYLAVIPGTIVDQTIRSQLIRDRGDGLRGSTSDTSIGQHAVTHVSTLRRVGEYSELECRLETGRTNQIRIHLAELGHPVCGDIKYRGPVGVPGMEDFSNAPRLALHAAELRFVHPTTGETMHFELPWPVDMRRFLNRLQAGRR; this is encoded by the coding sequence ATGTCACAGTCAGATTCCCAACAATCCCGCGCCGATGAAGAGCCCGCGCCGACGGTTCTTGCGGCGCTGCGCGGGCAGCGGGAAGGTTTGTCGTGGTCGGCCGCTCGAAGGCTGCTGCAGTCACATTGCGTGGCGATCAATGGAGTTCTGTGCGTCGACGAAGCTCGACGACTGACGCCCGGTGAGACACTCAGCATCGGAACCCATCCGTTCCCGGCTCCGCCTTCCGATGATGATGTGGCGGTGCTGCACGTCGACCAGGATATCGTCGTTGTCGACAAGCCGTCGGGGATGGTGACGCTGCGCCGGCTTTCGGAACGAAGCTGGTCGGCGGCTCGCCGCGCTGTGGCCCCGACGCTCGATGAAGCCGTGCCGCGTCTGATCGCACGTCACGCCGCGGATCGGCGCGGCACGAAACTCCGGCAGCGTCGGCCGCAGTTGCTGTCCGTTCACCGCATCGATCGTGATACCAGCGGTCTGCTGGTGTTTGCCCGCAACGAGGAATCAAAGCAGAAGATCATTCAGCAGTTCGCCGAACACGCGGCCGTTCGAAGGTACCTGGCAGTGATTCCCGGAACCATCGTCGATCAGACCATTCGTTCGCAGTTGATCCGCGACCGAGGCGACGGATTGCGAGGCAGCACCTCCGACACGTCAATCGGCCAGCACGCGGTGACTCACGTCAGCACACTGCGGCGCGTCGGGGAATACAGCGAACTGGAATGCCGGCTGGAAACCGGCCGGACGAATCAGATTCGCATTCATCTGGCGGAATTGGGTCATCCCGTCTGCGGCGACATCAAGTATCGCGGACCTGTGGGAGTTCCCGGCATGGAAGACTTCAGCAACGCACCACGGCTGGCTCTGCACGCGGCGGAACTGCGGTTCGTTCATCCGACGACCGGGGAAACCATGCACTTTGAACTTCCCTGGCCGGTTGACATGCGGCGGTTTCTGAATCGCCTGCAGGCCGGGCGACGGTGA
- a CDS encoding class I SAM-dependent rRNA methyltransferase, whose translation MPSKHKRQKPRKQPVPFRKHSVPLSERVELHADSGASAVEPVESLAPDPAAPIPAVFVKNRISHTAVFRKQIDRVDGAKPGDLVAVYASGGQLLGYGLYNPRSEMALRMLWRGDELPTIDSWDEKLRGAVALRRDVLKLDQHTDTYRIVHAESDGLPGLMIDRFGDVISAEVFSLGMYRRAAALLNRLAPMVEAKHIRVQTSPQFLSQEGYDPPAIASDGCPSQVTVQEYGTRFRIRFQGGHKTGFFCDQRENRRRLAEFCEGKSVLDLCCYTGGFAVQAKTLGKADDVTGVDLDEEPLQLARENANLNQARVRFVQSDAFNYMRDMIAISRQFDVVVLDPPKLIRSRAEIEEGTRKHFALNRLAMRLVKPGGLLLSCSCAGLLPEQEFINLLVSAARQSGDELEPASGDRPARHAARTMQIIAKTGAAPDHPVISTCLETEYLKAVWMVMGS comes from the coding sequence TTGCCATCCAAACACAAACGTCAGAAGCCTCGAAAGCAGCCTGTTCCGTTTCGAAAGCACTCTGTTCCGCTTAGCGAACGTGTGGAATTGCATGCGGACTCCGGAGCGTCCGCCGTCGAACCGGTGGAATCGCTGGCTCCTGACCCCGCGGCGCCGATTCCGGCAGTCTTCGTGAAGAACCGGATTTCTCACACGGCGGTTTTCCGAAAGCAAATCGATCGCGTTGATGGCGCGAAGCCGGGTGATCTGGTTGCCGTTTACGCATCCGGCGGGCAGCTTCTGGGTTACGGGCTGTACAATCCGCGCAGCGAGATGGCTTTGCGAATGCTGTGGCGCGGTGATGAACTTCCGACGATTGATTCCTGGGATGAAAAACTTCGCGGCGCTGTGGCACTGCGCCGTGACGTGCTGAAGCTGGATCAGCACACGGACACGTACCGCATTGTTCACGCCGAATCGGACGGCCTGCCGGGACTGATGATCGACAGGTTCGGCGACGTGATTTCCGCGGAAGTGTTCAGTCTGGGCATGTATCGTCGAGCGGCGGCACTGCTGAACCGGCTGGCTCCGATGGTCGAAGCGAAGCACATACGTGTGCAGACGAGTCCGCAGTTTTTGTCGCAGGAAGGATATGATCCGCCGGCGATCGCGTCCGACGGCTGTCCGTCGCAGGTGACGGTGCAGGAATACGGAACTCGCTTTCGCATTCGGTTTCAGGGCGGACACAAGACGGGCTTCTTCTGCGATCAGCGGGAGAACCGCCGACGCCTGGCCGAGTTCTGCGAAGGAAAAAGCGTACTCGACCTGTGCTGCTACACCGGCGGCTTCGCGGTGCAGGCAAAGACGCTCGGCAAGGCCGACGACGTCACCGGCGTGGATCTCGACGAAGAACCGCTGCAGCTCGCCAGGGAGAACGCCAACCTGAACCAGGCTCGTGTGCGTTTTGTACAATCCGATGCGTTCAACTACATGCGAGACATGATCGCCATCAGCCGGCAGTTCGATGTCGTCGTTCTGGATCCGCCGAAGCTGATTCGATCTCGCGCGGAAATTGAAGAAGGCACTCGCAAACACTTCGCTCTGAATCGACTGGCCATGCGGCTGGTCAAACCAGGCGGTCTGCTGCTGAGCTGCAGTTGTGCGGGACTGCTGCCGGAACAGGAATTCATCAACCTGCTGGTGTCGGCGGCTCGACAAAGCGGCGACGAACTGGAACCCGCCAGCGGCGACCGCCCCGCTCGCCACGCGGCTCGCACGATGCAGATCATCGCCAAAACCGGAGCAGCCCCGGATCACCCGGTCATCAGCACATGCCTGGAAACGGAATACCTGAAGGCCGTCTGGATGGTGATGGGGAGTTGA
- a CDS encoding glycosyltransferase family 39 protein: MRLQQYVTPMTLAAVAFLLAASRINHGLVDSSLPAGPGVTLDEPINVSHGIYLFDALLQHGPLLLTPSAAQDVFGDEQYMADYPPLGRLCLGAAHEATAWLISGAEASPLNIPAARLASCMAFAATVLLLTEFARRRYGVGTAVAAAVFLMLMPRVVGHARLASLETLTSLAWLAALVPILAWWTADKPPTTRQAAVSGLFLGLLLLTKIQAILFPPMLCIWALWRYRTRAIRPVVLWGIVGGAVFFVGWPWLWLAPWENTLAYFVQASKRLTLYTWYFGHRFTDKAVPWHFSFVMTAVTVPLAVFVPIGWRVLTRRPEFDRDDLLLSLSVVWPMIVFAIPGTPVYDGTRLYLVIMPPLSLLAGRSIVRTVQVLQTSLKRTTSDANPLVTRTGAGLAAACLLLIAADLVLATPVPGPCAVDFYNVAGRAIQSASPTSPPLEAGYWADALNGNFWNQVPENSTVMVAPVSHQFQLPDWEQCVPVVRQRNIRLVPFTYDVNQRGLLLLVHRLADLRPSLRSVPDGAEVLAEVTSNGTVLARLIDTTSASWTEVADWPKDMQ; encoded by the coding sequence ATGAGACTTCAGCAATACGTCACGCCGATGACTCTTGCTGCCGTTGCCTTCCTGCTCGCGGCGTCTCGCATCAATCACGGACTGGTCGATTCGTCGCTGCCCGCCGGACCGGGTGTGACGCTGGATGAACCGATCAATGTCTCGCACGGCATCTATCTTTTCGACGCATTACTGCAGCACGGACCGCTGCTGCTGACTCCGTCTGCCGCGCAGGATGTCTTCGGCGACGAACAATACATGGCCGATTACCCACCGCTGGGAAGGCTGTGCCTGGGAGCCGCTCACGAAGCCACGGCCTGGCTGATTTCCGGTGCCGAAGCGTCGCCGCTGAACATTCCCGCCGCGCGGCTGGCTTCGTGCATGGCGTTCGCGGCGACGGTACTGCTGCTGACGGAGTTCGCCCGGCGGCGATACGGCGTCGGCACCGCCGTCGCCGCGGCCGTGTTTCTGATGTTGATGCCGCGAGTTGTCGGACACGCGCGACTGGCGTCTCTGGAAACGCTGACGTCACTGGCATGGCTGGCGGCGCTGGTCCCGATTCTGGCCTGGTGGACCGCAGACAAACCGCCCACAACCAGGCAGGCAGCAGTCTCCGGCCTGTTCCTGGGACTTCTGCTGCTGACAAAAATCCAGGCCATTCTGTTTCCTCCCATGCTTTGCATCTGGGCACTCTGGCGGTACCGAACGCGAGCGATCCGGCCTGTCGTGCTCTGGGGAATTGTCGGTGGAGCGGTGTTCTTTGTCGGCTGGCCGTGGTTGTGGCTGGCTCCGTGGGAAAACACGCTGGCGTATTTCGTGCAGGCATCGAAGCGGCTGACGCTTTACACGTGGTATTTCGGGCATCGATTCACGGACAAGGCCGTGCCCTGGCACTTTTCGTTCGTGATGACAGCCGTGACTGTACCGCTGGCCGTGTTCGTGCCGATCGGCTGGCGGGTTCTGACGCGGCGGCCCGAATTCGATCGCGACGACCTGCTGCTCAGCCTGTCTGTTGTCTGGCCGATGATTGTGTTTGCCATTCCCGGAACTCCGGTTTACGACGGCACGCGTTTGTATCTGGTCATCATGCCGCCTCTGAGTCTGCTGGCGGGACGCAGCATCGTTCGAACGGTTCAGGTGCTGCAGACATCATTGAAGCGAACAACCTCTGATGCGAATCCGCTCGTGACGCGGACGGGCGCCGGACTTGCCGCCGCTTGTCTGCTGCTGATCGCCGCGGATCTGGTGCTGGCGACTCCAGTGCCGGGGCCCTGCGCGGTGGACTTCTACAACGTCGCCGGACGCGCGATTCAGTCCGCATCGCCGACGTCTCCTCCTCTGGAAGCCGGATACTGGGCGGACGCGCTGAACGGAAACTTCTGGAACCAGGTCCCTGAGAATTCGACGGTGATGGTTGCTCCGGTCAGTCACCAGTTTCAACTGCCCGACTGGGAACAGTGCGTTCCCGTCGTCCGCCAGCGAAACATCCGGCTCGTTCCGTTCACGTATGATGTGAACCAGCGTGGCCTGTTGCTGCTGGTTCACCGGCTGGCGGACCTGCGCCCGTCGCTTCGCAGTGTTCCCGACGGAGCCGAAGTGCTGGCGGAAGTCACCAGCAACGGCACCGTCCTCGCTCGCCTGATCGACACGACCAGCGCCTCATGGACCGAAGTCGCGGACTGGCCGAAAGACATGCAGTGA
- a CDS encoding helix-turn-helix domain-containing protein, whose translation MKTIFTTGQVAKICKVAPRTVSKWFDSGRLRGYRIPGSQDRRIPREHLIRFLKEHGMPLGELEDEAMGKILLVGSDGMTRTSLGEMMANDDFKIEIAASGFEAGIQAESIHPDCVVVDFVMGREEALMIAQNLKKNNEYAETVLIGLLSDEDNASGFDRTIFNETFRKPFDAALLAERIRTLVSRRKQLA comes from the coding sequence ATGAAAACGATCTTCACTACTGGACAGGTAGCAAAGATCTGCAAAGTTGCCCCCCGCACCGTCTCGAAGTGGTTCGATTCCGGACGCCTTCGAGGATATCGAATCCCCGGTTCCCAGGACCGCCGTATTCCCCGCGAACATCTGATTCGCTTTCTGAAGGAACACGGCATGCCTCTTGGCGAGCTGGAAGACGAAGCGATGGGCAAGATTCTGCTTGTTGGTTCCGACGGCATGACTCGCACGAGTCTTGGCGAAATGATGGCCAACGATGACTTCAAGATCGAAATCGCGGCCAGCGGATTTGAAGCCGGCATCCAGGCCGAATCCATTCACCCCGACTGCGTGGTGGTGGACTTCGTCATGGGACGCGAAGAAGCCCTGATGATTGCTCAGAACCTGAAGAAGAACAACGAGTACGCCGAAACCGTGCTCATTGGACTGCTCAGCGACGAAGACAACGCTTCAGGTTTCGATCGCACAATCTTCAACGAAACGTTCCGCAAGCCGTTCGACGCCGCTCTGCTGGCAGAACGCATCCGGACGCTCGTCAGCCGAAGAAAGCAGTTGGCCTGA
- a CDS encoding pyridoxamine 5'-phosphate oxidase family protein, producing MGKTYAEIDDRLRDFIQAQHVYFVATAPLSAQGFVNLSPKGLDSLRVVDGRTIVYCDLIGSGIETVAHVRENGRIVVMFCAFDGPPKIVRLHGSGEVIDQSHADFASVAELFPAYSGLRCFVRIHCHRISDSCGFGVPLYEFQGQRAQLTEWADRKGTTSLRDYVKDNNAVSIDGLPGLDPSTVE from the coding sequence ATGGGCAAGACATACGCTGAGATCGATGATCGCCTGCGTGACTTCATTCAGGCCCAGCACGTGTACTTTGTGGCGACGGCTCCGCTTTCCGCGCAGGGTTTTGTCAACCTGTCACCGAAGGGTCTGGATTCGCTGCGGGTCGTCGACGGGCGAACGATCGTGTATTGCGATCTGATCGGCAGCGGGATCGAAACGGTGGCCCATGTTCGTGAAAACGGCCGCATCGTCGTCATGTTCTGCGCGTTTGATGGCCCTCCGAAAATTGTGCGACTGCATGGATCGGGTGAAGTGATCGACCAGTCTCACGCCGACTTCGCATCCGTCGCGGAGCTGTTTCCGGCCTACAGCGGTCTGCGGTGCTTCGTGCGTATTCACTGCCATCGAATTTCCGATTCGTGCGGATTCGGAGTGCCGCTGTACGAATTTCAGGGACAGCGAGCCCAGTTGACGGAATGGGCCGATCGCAAAGGGACGACCTCACTGCGGGACTATGTGAAGGACAACAACGCCGTCAGCATCGACGGTCTGCCGGGGCTTGATCCTTCGACGGTCGAGTAG
- the miaA gene encoding tRNA (adenosine(37)-N6)-dimethylallyltransferase MiaA has protein sequence MHFPADILTRCWFLAGPTAVGKSEASLILAERLDAEIVSMDSMAVYQGMDIGTAKPSAAEQDRVPHHLIDVADPSEDFSVAEYLQAARSAATEILARGRVPLFVGGTGLYLRSMLRGVFQGPEADWSLRRRLEDQAAEHGGEWLHQRLRDIDPATANRLHANDTRRIIRALEVFEITGRPLSEQHHHGPKPVGQRPGCVFWLEPPREWLQDRINRRVDQMMASGLLQETRQLLQRNPPPGRTARQALGYRELIDHIREGVSLKDAVEQIRTATRQFAKRQHTWFRNLEECRSVPISGSETALQIADQLLSTGTR, from the coding sequence ATGCACTTTCCCGCCGACATCCTGACTCGCTGCTGGTTCCTGGCGGGACCGACGGCGGTTGGGAAATCGGAAGCGTCGCTGATTCTTGCCGAACGGCTGGACGCCGAAATCGTGTCGATGGATTCCATGGCCGTTTACCAGGGCATGGACATCGGCACGGCGAAACCGTCCGCCGCCGAACAAGACAGAGTTCCGCACCACCTGATTGACGTCGCGGATCCTTCCGAAGATTTCAGCGTTGCGGAATACCTGCAGGCCGCTCGTTCCGCCGCGACCGAAATCCTTGCCCGGGGCCGCGTGCCGTTGTTTGTGGGCGGCACCGGACTTTATCTGCGATCAATGCTGCGAGGCGTCTTCCAGGGGCCTGAGGCGGATTGGTCGCTGCGTCGCCGTCTGGAAGATCAGGCCGCCGAACATGGCGGTGAATGGCTGCATCAGCGGCTTCGCGACATTGATCCCGCCACGGCAAACCGCTTGCACGCGAACGACACGCGGCGAATTATCCGAGCTCTGGAAGTGTTCGAGATCACCGGTCGGCCACTGTCGGAACAGCATCATCACGGCCCGAAGCCCGTCGGTCAGCGGCCAGGCTGTGTGTTCTGGCTGGAACCGCCCCGCGAATGGCTGCAAGACCGCATCAATCGGCGAGTGGATCAGATGATGGCCTCCGGGCTGCTTCAGGAAACTCGTCAACTGCTGCAGCGAAACCCGCCTCCCGGCCGCACCGCCCGCCAGGCTCTGGGCTATCGCGAATTGATCGACCACATTCGCGAAGGAGTTTCCCTGAAGGATGCCGTCGAGCAGATCAGGACCGCCACGCGGCAATTCGCCAAACGCCAGCACACCTGGTTCCGCAACCTTGAAGAATGCCGCAGCGTTCCAATCTCCGGCTCGGAAACCGCATTGCAAATCGCCGACCAACTGCTGTCGACCGGAACCCGGTAA
- a CDS encoding FtsW/RodA/SpoVE family cell cycle protein — translation MPFQLRQLPLLILIPCLLITVAGLLGLHRADQLYGPSKLFERQLIWIVLAWPAMLAVTAVPYRNLRHLSPWFYLGCVLLLVVVLFMAPINGSRRWIPLGLMDFQPSEPARLAFIMALAHYLMYRENQKTLAGLIPPFVITLVPLLLILREPDLGTAMLFLPILFAMLFAAGANGKHLLAAAATGILLLPLLWQQMTSEQRSRVVMVFTQKDGGPTPSGDGFHLHQSKQVLALGGLGGSITHDEPITQDSTAYRLPAARTDFILSVIGERYGLAGIGLLLLLYTTLVFRGLTAAAKTNEPWARLVAVGIVTMIGTQTLINSSMTVGLMPITGTTLPLCSYGGSSLISTCFAVGLLMNIAMRPGYEVAPLPFGE, via the coding sequence TGCTGATTCTGATCCCGTGCCTGCTGATCACGGTGGCGGGATTGTTGGGACTTCATCGAGCGGACCAGCTCTACGGTCCGTCGAAGCTGTTCGAACGGCAGTTGATCTGGATTGTGCTGGCCTGGCCCGCAATGCTGGCCGTGACGGCTGTTCCATATCGAAATCTGAGACACCTGAGCCCGTGGTTTTATCTGGGATGCGTGCTGTTGCTGGTCGTGGTTCTGTTCATGGCGCCAATCAACGGTTCGCGCCGCTGGATACCGCTGGGACTGATGGATTTTCAGCCCAGCGAACCGGCTCGGCTGGCCTTCATCATGGCGCTGGCCCATTACCTGATGTATCGCGAAAACCAGAAGACTCTGGCCGGGCTGATTCCGCCGTTTGTGATCACTCTGGTTCCGCTGCTGCTGATTCTTCGCGAACCGGACCTGGGCACGGCGATGCTGTTCCTGCCGATTCTGTTTGCAATGCTGTTCGCCGCGGGAGCCAACGGGAAGCATCTGCTGGCCGCGGCGGCCACCGGAATTCTCTTGCTGCCTTTGCTGTGGCAGCAAATGACCAGTGAGCAGCGATCGCGCGTGGTGATGGTCTTCACACAAAAGGATGGCGGACCCACTCCGTCCGGCGACGGATTTCATCTGCACCAGTCCAAACAGGTGCTGGCTCTGGGCGGCCTCGGCGGCAGCATCACTCACGACGAACCGATCACTCAGGATTCGACCGCTTACCGCCTTCCCGCCGCTCGCACCGACTTCATCCTGTCCGTCATCGGCGAACGTTACGGACTGGCGGGAATTGGACTGCTGCTGTTGCTGTACACGACACTTGTGTTTCGAGGACTGACCGCGGCCGCGAAGACGAACGAACCGTGGGCGCGACTGGTCGCCGTCGGCATTGTGACGATGATCGGCACTCAGACACTGATCAACAGCAGCATGACGGTCGGACTGATGCCGATCACGGGCACCACGCTTCCGCTGTGCAGCTACGGCGGTTCCAGTCTGATCAGCACCTGCTTCGCGGTCGGACTGTTGATGAACATCGCCATGCGGCCCGGCTACGAAGTTGCTCCGCTGCCATTCGGCGAATAG